In the Heptranchias perlo isolate sHepPer1 unplaced genomic scaffold, sHepPer1.hap1 HAP1_SCAFFOLD_60, whole genome shotgun sequence genome, one interval contains:
- the LOC137316790 gene encoding histone H2A-like, translated as MSGRGKTGGKARAKAKSRSSRAGLQFPVGRVHRLLRKGNYAERVGAGAPVYLAAVLEYLTAEILELAGNAARDNKKTRIIPRHLQLAIRNDEELNKLLGRVTIAQGGVLPNIQAVLLPKKTSTVSSKSK; from the coding sequence atgtctggaagaggaaaaaccggcggtaaagctcgggccaaggccaagtctcgctcatcccgggccggactgcagtttcctgtgggccgtgttcataggctcctgcgaaaggggaactacgctgaacgtgtgggtgccggagccccggtctatctggctgctgtgctcgagtatctgacggctgaaatcctcgagctggccggcaacgcggcccgggacaacaagaagacccgcatcatccccagacacctgcagctggccatccgcaacgacgaggagctcaacaagctgctgggacgggtgaccatcgctcagggcggggtgctgcctaatatccaggccgtgctgctgccgaagaaaaccagcactgtgagctccaagagcaaataa
- the LOC137316703 gene encoding histone H2A-like, producing MSGRGKTGGKARAKAKSRSSRAGLQFPVGRVHRLLRKGNYAERVGAGAPVYLAAVLEYLTAEILELAGNAARDNKKTRIIPRHLQLAIRNDEELNKLLGRVTIAQGGVLPNIQAVLLPKKTSTVSSKSK from the coding sequence atgtctggaagaggaaaaactggcggtaaagctcgggccaaggccaagtctcgctcatcccgggccggactgcagttccctgtgggtcgtgttcacaggctcctgcgaaaggggaactacgctgaacgtgtgggtgccggagccccggtctatctggctgctgtgctcgagtatctgacggctgaaatcctcgagctagccggcaacgcggcccgggacaacaagaagacccgcatcatccccagacacctgcagctggccatccgcaacgacgaggagctcaacaagctgctgggacgggtgaccatcgctcagggtggggtgctgcctaatatccaggccgtgctgctgccgaagaaaaccagcactgtgagctccaagagcaaataa